The following are from one region of the Planctomonas sp. JC2975 genome:
- a CDS encoding 5-dehydro-4-deoxyglucarate dehydratase — MQFDGVLFFPVTAYAADGSVDAALTAEHVASRLPHAPGGVFPACGTGEFHALSASEVGEVVKATVDVVNGAVPVVAGAGGPLGHTIECAKRAADAGADALLVLPPYLVAGPMSGTVAYVEALLAASDLPVIVYHRGSAHLNEDAATRLAQNPRVIGFKDGVGDLGVAQQLVRAVAATGRDDMAFFNGLPTAELTQQAYRAIGVPLYSSAAFAMAPLVAKAFYEAYVSGDDARRIEILDAFYLPLVRLRDETPGFAVSLVKAGVRLDGLAVGGVRPPLVDPSERQIDELKRILAVGADLVGATV, encoded by the coding sequence ATGCAATTCGACGGTGTTCTGTTCTTCCCCGTGACCGCCTACGCGGCCGACGGCTCGGTGGATGCCGCGCTGACGGCAGAGCACGTGGCATCCCGTCTGCCGCACGCGCCAGGCGGCGTGTTCCCGGCGTGCGGTACCGGTGAGTTCCACGCGCTGAGCGCTTCCGAGGTCGGCGAGGTCGTGAAGGCCACTGTCGACGTGGTGAACGGCGCAGTCCCGGTCGTCGCAGGTGCCGGCGGTCCGCTCGGGCACACCATCGAGTGCGCGAAACGGGCAGCGGATGCCGGTGCAGACGCCCTGCTCGTCCTGCCTCCGTACCTCGTCGCAGGCCCCATGTCGGGGACCGTCGCGTATGTGGAGGCGCTGCTGGCGGCATCCGATCTGCCCGTCATCGTCTACCACCGCGGATCGGCGCACCTCAATGAGGATGCGGCGACCCGCCTCGCGCAGAACCCGCGCGTCATCGGATTCAAGGACGGCGTCGGCGACCTGGGCGTCGCCCAGCAGCTCGTGCGAGCGGTCGCCGCAACCGGACGCGACGACATGGCCTTCTTCAACGGGCTGCCGACGGCTGAGCTCACACAGCAGGCGTACCGGGCGATCGGCGTGCCGCTGTACTCGTCGGCGGCATTCGCGATGGCACCGCTGGTCGCCAAGGCGTTCTACGAGGCGTACGTCTCGGGCGACGACGCGCGGCGCATCGAGATCCTCGACGCCTTCTACCTGCCGCTTGTGCGCCTGCGCGACGAGACGCCGGGCTTCGCCGTGTCGCTCGTCAAGGCCGGGGTGCGACTGGACGGTCTTGCCGTCGGTGGCGTTCGGCCGCCGCTCGTGGATCCGTCCGAGCGTCAGATCGACGAGCTGAAGCGCATCCTCGCCGTCGGCGCGGACCTGGTCGGCGCGACGGTATGA
- a CDS encoding mandelate racemase/muconate lactonizing enzyme family protein: MSSEAGVLGVITGLRTRAIDVPLIRPWGTDVTEHHLIEVLVDTESGVTGHGFSWTPTIGAHSVLAMLDHDIRDFAVGRDADPATLWTPLWERLHEAGSGGVTTIAMAGLDLALWDAVGRAAQKPVADLIGERRASLRVYGSGVNRHYSLDQLVEQARRWADAGYSLVKLKVGGHPLAEDVDRVAAVRETIGPDVDLAIDANQLWTLDEAERAVGELSRFRLHWIEEPLRADDLLGHAALRSRIEVPVALGENLHTVYRFREAIELGAADIVQPNVIRVGGITPFLAIAELAEAAGIPVYPHLLPDLSGQLSLTLATETPIEDVEDASFERLGLLAEPGPIVIDGTVATPTGRPGLGIVLS, from the coding sequence ATGAGCTCGGAGGCCGGCGTGCTGGGGGTGATCACTGGGCTGCGCACGCGTGCGATCGACGTTCCGCTGATCCGCCCGTGGGGCACCGACGTCACCGAGCATCACCTGATCGAGGTGCTGGTAGACACGGAATCCGGCGTCACCGGCCACGGCTTCAGCTGGACGCCGACCATCGGCGCGCACTCCGTGCTGGCCATGCTCGACCACGACATCCGTGACTTCGCCGTCGGACGGGATGCCGACCCGGCAACGCTCTGGACGCCGCTCTGGGAGCGTCTTCACGAGGCCGGATCCGGCGGCGTCACCACGATCGCCATGGCCGGACTCGACCTCGCGCTGTGGGACGCCGTCGGCCGCGCCGCGCAGAAGCCCGTCGCCGATCTGATCGGCGAACGCCGCGCATCCCTCCGCGTCTACGGCAGCGGCGTGAACCGCCACTACTCGCTCGACCAGCTCGTCGAGCAGGCGCGGCGCTGGGCGGACGCCGGCTATTCGCTCGTGAAACTGAAGGTCGGCGGACATCCGCTCGCGGAGGATGTGGATCGTGTCGCAGCCGTGCGCGAGACGATCGGACCGGATGTCGACCTCGCCATCGACGCCAACCAGCTCTGGACGCTGGATGAGGCCGAGCGCGCGGTCGGAGAACTGAGCCGCTTCCGCCTGCACTGGATCGAGGAGCCGCTGCGCGCCGACGACCTGCTGGGGCATGCGGCCCTGCGTTCGCGCATCGAGGTGCCGGTCGCACTCGGCGAGAACCTGCACACGGTGTACCGGTTCCGCGAGGCGATCGAGCTCGGCGCGGCGGACATCGTGCAGCCGAACGTGATCCGGGTGGGCGGCATCACTCCGTTCCTGGCGATCGCCGAACTCGCGGAGGCCGCCGGCATCCCGGTGTACCCGCACCTGTTGCCAGACCTCTCAGGTCAGCTCTCGCTGACGCTGGCGACCGAGACGCCGATCGAAGACGTCGAGGATGCCTCGTTCGAGCGGCTGGGACTGCTCGCCGAGCCCGGTCCCATCGTCATCGACGGCACAGTCGCGACGCCGACCGGGCGCCCGGGACTCGGGATTGTGCTGAGCTGA
- a CDS encoding M24 family metallopeptidase, with the protein MNDSSAAAQRVSDRAVKRARVLELIDAAEAKSVLLTSAAAVSWYLDGGRFGVSLAADPIVGVRVSHDADEVFATSNEVTRLLAEELPAGVVVRDRPWFEALEVGGKPTSLREAQLDDGLRAARAVLLPGERERFRAVSADAARVVTDVLTLAEPTWSERRVASELAGRLVAAGADPLVLLVSGEARTALPHPLPTDAPLGRRALIVVCARRDGLITNLSRWVSFGPATAEEKDAQYRILEVESAAFDATRPGATLDRVLSVIADAYRANGFADDQWTRHHQGGAAGYNGRDPRATPATTDAVHFGQAFTWNPWVPGAKVEDTVLVAGTADDPVIEPITVDDRWPVETVAGRARPVTLER; encoded by the coding sequence ATGAACGATTCATCCGCCGCAGCGCAGCGGGTCTCGGATCGAGCCGTCAAACGCGCGAGGGTGCTCGAGCTGATCGATGCGGCGGAGGCGAAATCCGTTCTGCTGACGAGCGCCGCCGCCGTGTCCTGGTACCTGGACGGCGGACGGTTCGGCGTCAGTCTCGCCGCTGACCCGATCGTGGGCGTTCGGGTCAGCCACGACGCCGACGAGGTGTTCGCGACCTCCAACGAGGTGACGCGGCTGCTCGCAGAGGAGCTGCCGGCCGGCGTGGTCGTGCGCGATCGTCCGTGGTTCGAAGCGCTCGAGGTCGGCGGCAAGCCGACCTCGTTGCGCGAAGCACAACTCGATGACGGGCTGCGCGCCGCCCGAGCGGTGCTTCTGCCCGGCGAACGCGAGCGATTCCGTGCGGTGAGCGCGGATGCGGCACGAGTCGTCACGGACGTGCTGACGCTCGCGGAGCCGACGTGGTCCGAGCGCCGGGTGGCCTCCGAGCTGGCCGGACGCTTGGTCGCGGCGGGCGCGGATCCGCTCGTCCTCCTCGTCTCGGGCGAGGCCCGGACCGCGCTCCCGCACCCCTTGCCGACGGATGCCCCGCTCGGTCGTCGGGCGCTGATCGTCGTCTGCGCGCGACGCGACGGCCTGATCACGAACCTGAGCCGGTGGGTGTCGTTCGGGCCGGCGACGGCCGAGGAGAAGGATGCCCAGTACCGCATTCTCGAGGTGGAGTCGGCGGCCTTCGACGCGACCCGCCCCGGGGCGACGCTCGATCGCGTGCTCTCTGTCATCGCCGACGCCTACCGTGCGAACGGATTCGCCGATGACCAGTGGACGAGACACCACCAGGGCGGTGCCGCCGGATACAACGGCCGCGACCCTCGTGCGACCCCCGCCACGACGGATGCCGTGCACTTCGGCCAGGCCTTCACGTGGAACCCGTGGGTGCCGGGCGCCAAGGTCGAGGACACGGTGCTGGTCGCGGGGACGGCGGACGACCCGGTGATCGAGCCGATCACTGTCGACGACAGGTGGCCGGTCGAGACGGTCGCTGGGCGAGCCCGGCCGGTGACCTTGGAGCGCTGA
- a CDS encoding DUF6807 family protein: MALSDPIPDVVITGVGGFGRVHLTNARRLHEAGRLRIVALVDPAVAAQRDHDGDLPVYADLDTALSHHSADIVIVATPLDTHADLAEAAMRAGADVLLEKPPTPTLAEFERLIAVTRETGRAVQIGFQSLGSAGIAALTDDTLGLGPTASIGAAGLWTRPKAYWARARWAGRRTLDGHSVVDGVATNPFAHAVATALRIAGYDTADSVERVETDLYRVNDIQADDTSVVRISGHGRPTVTCALTLCAPTPSTEDRGAVVSVHGERASADFSYTTDVVTIDGSDTRFERADLLENLIDHRATGVPLIVPLESTGAFMRVVEAIRLAPEPVKIAPENVAWQGEGSDAYPVIDDIVSIVKRASASGSTFAELGVPWAAPGPDGVIATAVVDGITVAEELDGAGTIPFSSPHPYAHPVRTLGGVTVTVAHPADHDWHVGVSFAVQDADGVNFWGGRTYVRDRGYEDLDDRGHIQVVDTTPLPHGVRHTLAWRGRNGEVLLNESRELHWHPLPFGDRSAWALTVDVGLTPAGGDTVELGSPGSKGRENAGYGGFFWRLPDCADVSVFTADATGEQAVNGAVSPWLAWSARFAAGPDHNGAASIVLSGGDETTAADPWFVRLADYPGIGSAIAWDSRTPVPADGLRRTYRAAIVDGALSPIEAATVGDLLRGSQESNR; this comes from the coding sequence ATGGCCCTGTCCGATCCGATCCCCGACGTCGTCATCACGGGCGTCGGCGGCTTCGGCCGCGTGCACCTGACGAACGCCAGGCGCCTGCACGAAGCGGGGCGGCTGCGCATCGTCGCGCTCGTCGACCCGGCCGTCGCTGCGCAGCGCGACCACGACGGCGACCTGCCGGTGTACGCCGATCTCGACACCGCGTTGTCGCACCACTCCGCCGACATCGTCATCGTCGCGACCCCTCTCGACACGCACGCCGACCTCGCCGAGGCCGCGATGCGCGCCGGAGCGGATGTGCTGCTCGAGAAGCCGCCGACGCCGACGCTCGCGGAGTTCGAACGCCTGATCGCCGTAACGCGCGAGACGGGCAGGGCTGTGCAGATCGGATTCCAGAGCCTCGGCTCCGCAGGCATCGCCGCTCTCACCGATGACACGCTCGGGCTCGGACCCACCGCATCCATCGGCGCAGCCGGGCTGTGGACACGACCCAAGGCCTATTGGGCCCGTGCACGCTGGGCCGGCCGTCGCACACTCGACGGGCACTCCGTCGTCGACGGGGTGGCCACGAATCCGTTCGCGCACGCCGTTGCGACGGCGCTGCGGATCGCCGGATACGACACAGCGGACTCCGTCGAGCGCGTCGAGACGGATCTCTACCGGGTGAACGACATCCAGGCCGACGACACGTCCGTCGTGCGGATCAGCGGCCATGGCCGTCCGACGGTGACCTGCGCCCTGACGCTCTGCGCGCCAACGCCGTCAACCGAGGACCGCGGAGCCGTGGTGTCCGTCCACGGCGAGCGGGCATCCGCCGACTTCTCCTACACGACCGACGTGGTGACGATCGACGGATCCGACACCCGCTTCGAACGTGCAGACCTGCTCGAGAACCTGATCGACCACCGGGCGACCGGCGTTCCGCTCATCGTTCCGCTTGAGTCGACCGGCGCGTTCATGCGGGTCGTCGAGGCGATCCGGCTCGCTCCCGAGCCGGTCAAGATCGCACCGGAGAACGTGGCCTGGCAGGGCGAGGGATCCGACGCGTATCCCGTCATCGACGACATCGTCTCCATCGTGAAGCGAGCATCGGCCAGCGGATCCACGTTCGCCGAGCTCGGCGTGCCGTGGGCCGCCCCCGGACCCGACGGTGTCATCGCGACAGCGGTCGTGGACGGCATCACGGTGGCGGAGGAGCTCGACGGCGCAGGCACCATCCCGTTCTCCAGCCCTCATCCATACGCGCACCCCGTGCGCACCCTCGGCGGCGTGACGGTCACGGTGGCGCATCCAGCCGACCACGACTGGCACGTCGGCGTGTCCTTCGCCGTGCAGGACGCCGACGGCGTCAACTTCTGGGGTGGCCGCACGTACGTGCGCGACCGCGGATACGAAGACCTCGACGACCGCGGCCACATCCAGGTGGTCGACACGACCCCGTTGCCGCACGGCGTGCGGCACACGCTCGCCTGGCGAGGGCGGAACGGCGAAGTGCTCCTGAACGAGTCGCGTGAACTGCACTGGCATCCGCTCCCATTCGGCGACCGCAGCGCTTGGGCACTCACCGTCGACGTGGGACTGACGCCGGCCGGTGGCGACACCGTCGAACTCGGCAGCCCTGGCAGCAAAGGCCGCGAGAACGCGGGCTACGGAGGCTTCTTCTGGCGTCTGCCCGACTGCGCCGACGTCAGTGTCTTCACGGCGGATGCCACGGGCGAGCAGGCCGTGAACGGTGCGGTCTCCCCGTGGCTGGCCTGGTCGGCGCGGTTCGCGGCGGGACCGGATCACAATGGTGCGGCATCCATCGTGCTGTCCGGCGGGGACGAGACGACCGCCGCGGATCCGTGGTTCGTGCGTCTCGCCGACTACCCGGGCATCGGATCCGCCATCGCGTGGGATTCCCGCACTCCTGTGCCGGCCGACGGCCTGCGTCGCACCTATCGCGCCGCGATCGTGGACGGCGCGCTCTCGCCGATCGAGGCCGCAACCGTCGGCGACCTGCTGCGCGGCAGCCAGGAGTCGAACCGATGA
- a CDS encoding MFS transporter, which translates to MYDTKHRAASTAGGRLRAARVSVFALYATAGFLVGTWSGIIPIVARNTGITPGVLGLVIVISSVGIIAGAQVGGRVQQRSGSIGLCLWGLGLAAFGAVAVGFAGDAGVLCCAFTIFAFGMGLNDVGMNMQAVLVERAYGRPIMAAFHAFFSLGGAIGALTILVTAWAGWSGRAQLGLGAAIAVVAVSVSAGWLLRKTEEPPAEQDAQAPASASVPAVRRSASDALLDDGVTVGPAGWPDLREGPEAPVRIRRPRVRMTRVAWLLGITALLLMCTEGVAVDWSALQLTQAFHAAAGVSAFGYGAFAVSMTVGRLVVDRVAAVVGPVAVVRAGSVLGALGLVVVVFSPSIWLTLVGWAALGFGLCGGVPQVFTAAGNQPESAIVLSRVLTLGYVGIFGGPALVGLLAQATSVTFAMLAPIALLIVAVLLAGAVRRSRPVPFRAAALDAAA; encoded by the coding sequence ATGTACGACACCAAGCACCGTGCGGCGTCGACTGCGGGCGGAAGGCTGCGCGCCGCGCGCGTCAGCGTGTTCGCGCTGTATGCGACGGCCGGGTTCCTGGTGGGCACCTGGTCGGGCATCATCCCGATCGTCGCCCGCAACACGGGGATCACGCCCGGCGTCCTCGGCCTGGTCATCGTGATCAGCTCGGTCGGCATCATCGCCGGCGCCCAGGTGGGCGGACGCGTTCAGCAGCGGTCGGGCAGCATCGGGCTGTGCCTGTGGGGCCTCGGCCTTGCGGCCTTCGGTGCGGTCGCCGTTGGATTCGCCGGAGATGCCGGGGTGCTGTGCTGCGCCTTCACCATCTTCGCGTTCGGCATGGGCCTCAACGATGTCGGTATGAACATGCAGGCCGTGCTCGTCGAGCGGGCGTACGGCAGGCCGATCATGGCCGCGTTCCATGCGTTCTTCTCGCTGGGCGGTGCCATCGGGGCACTGACCATCCTCGTCACAGCGTGGGCGGGGTGGAGCGGACGGGCGCAGCTCGGGCTCGGGGCAGCCATCGCCGTCGTGGCGGTGAGCGTGTCGGCGGGGTGGCTGCTGCGGAAGACCGAGGAGCCGCCGGCGGAGCAGGATGCGCAGGCACCGGCATCCGCGTCGGTACCGGCTGTGCGCCGCTCGGCCTCCGACGCGTTGCTGGACGACGGCGTGACGGTCGGACCCGCTGGATGGCCGGACCTTCGCGAGGGGCCGGAGGCGCCAGTGCGCATTCGGCGTCCACGCGTGCGGATGACCCGAGTCGCCTGGCTGCTGGGCATCACGGCGCTGCTCCTGATGTGCACGGAGGGCGTCGCCGTTGACTGGAGTGCGCTGCAGCTCACCCAGGCGTTCCACGCTGCGGCTGGGGTGTCCGCGTTCGGATACGGCGCCTTCGCCGTGTCCATGACCGTCGGCCGGCTCGTGGTGGACCGCGTCGCCGCCGTGGTGGGCCCCGTTGCCGTGGTGCGGGCGGGATCCGTCCTCGGCGCACTCGGTCTCGTCGTGGTGGTGTTCTCGCCGTCGATCTGGCTGACCCTCGTCGGATGGGCCGCCCTGGGATTCGGCCTGTGCGGCGGCGTCCCGCAGGTGTTCACGGCTGCGGGCAACCAGCCGGAATCGGCGATCGTGCTGTCGCGCGTGCTCACGCTCGGATACGTCGGCATCTTCGGCGGCCCGGCGCTCGTCGGGCTCCTCGCGCAGGCGACCTCCGTGACATTCGCCATGCTGGCTCCGATCGCGCTGCTCATCGTGGCGGTGCTGCTCGCCGGGGCGGTGCGGCGCTCGCGGCCGGTGCCGTTCCGTGCGGCCGCGCTCGACGCCGCCGCCTGA